A single region of the Oryzias latipes chromosome 21, ASM223467v1 genome encodes:
- the lmln gene encoding leishmanolysin-like peptidase, protein MESRLSGDGKSLSPRVVLGPGVLLSLLAALAICYGSSCNHRVPSPAEVIHHVYLKPERLTKRSSPDVLQLKIKIIYDSSVDQLPADKRRLVKDKLFPQAIDFLQRAFSVKHRVGPILLSRLCATNQYMRKRNDPHRYCQESCADVTRCGPVIVPHHHLQQCKVCSEFGKSCGPTGPPDGPGVEGSDFVLYVSGITTERCGQENIVAYAAYCQLEAELDRPIAGYANLCPTMISSQPQEFEGMLSTVKHEIIHALGFSAGLFAFYHDDEGKPLTPRFASGLPAFNESLGLYQWSEAVIRRVSRLWDIRGGVMVRHHVHVMVTPRVVEEARNHFNCPILEGMELENQGGAGTELNHWEKRLLENEAMTGSHTQNRVFSRLTLAIMEDSGWYRANYSLAQRLDWGRGLGCDFVMKSCKLWMDKQSQRRHAVTPYCNTVRSSPLQLTCRQDQLAVAVCNLQKYPEKLPLEYQYFDQISDVAADQLSFYGGAVEIADYCPFSQEFSWHLSGEYQRNSYCRVSENQPDWWRNYGAEEYGPDSVCLYQKSAFVMEQCFRKMTYPDWGSGCYKVSCTPQGLAVFVQDRSFTCTRKGQLLSVSVRVSDWVYNGVLMCPACSDFCDNCPLPHQLLPINTSRSNPIDPCSSSSGLTTTLWLLLLNLLPLVVGLLLCHYS, encoded by the exons ATGGAGTCGAGGCTAAGCGGGGATGGCAAGTCGCTTTCCCCCCGTGTTGTCCTCGGTCCCGGCGTCCTCTTGTCTCTCCTGGCCGCGTTAGCCATTTGTTATGGCTCCTCCTGTAATCACCGAGTGCCGTCTCCCGCGGAG gtcatcCATCATGTGTATTTGAAGCCTGAGCGTTTGACCAAGAGGAGCTCTCCAGATGTCCTGCAGCTTAAAATAAAGATCATCTATGACAGCAGTGTTGACCA ACTTCCAGCTGACAAGAGGAGGCTGGTGAAG GATAAGCTGTTTCCTCAGGCCATTGACTTCTTGCAAAGAGCTTTCAGTGTAAAGCACAGGGTGGGACCCATACTGCTCAGCAG ACTATGTGCAACCAACCAGTACATGAGGAAGagaaatgaccctcatcgataCTGCCAGGAATCCTGTGCAGACGTCACCCGCTGTGGCCCCGTCATCGTACCACATCACCACCTTCAG caATGCAAAGTATGCAGTGAGTTTGGAAAGTCGTGTGGCCCCACAGGACCTCCAGATGGCCCCGGGGTGGAGGGGTCGGACTTTGTGCTCTACGTCAGCGGAATAACCACGGAGCGCTGCGGACAGGAGAACATAGTAGCCTATGCTGCTTACTGCCAGCTGGAGGCGGAGCTGGACAG gccCATTGCAGGCTATGCCAACCTGTGTCCTACCATGATCTCCTCCCAGCCTCAAGAGTTTGAAGGGATGCTTTCCACTGTCAAACATGAGATCATTCACgccctg GGTTTTTCCGCCGGGCTTTTCGCTTTCTATCATGACGACGAGGGCAAACCTTTGACTCCTCGCTTTGCCAGCGGCCTGCCCGCCTTCAACGAAAG CCTCGGGCTGTACCAGTGGAGTGAGGCAGTGATCCGGAGAGTCAGCAGGCTGTGGGACATTCGAGGAGGGGTGATGGTCCGACACCATGTGCACGTCATGGTCACCCCTCGGGTGGTG GAGGAAGCCAGAAATCATTTCAATTGCCCCATCCTGGAGGGAATGGAGCTGGAGAACCAGGGGGGGGCTGGCACTGAACTTAATCACTGGGAGAAAAGACTCCTGGAG AACGAGGCCATGACAGGCTCCCACACCCAGAACCGGGTCTTTTCCCGGCTCACGCTGGCCATCATGGAGGACAGCGGCTGGTACCGGGCCAACTACAGTCTAGCTCAGAGACTAGACTGGGGGCGGGGCCTCGGCTGTGACTTTGTCATGAAGAGCTGCAAGCTATGGATGGACAAACAGAGCCAGAG GCGACATGCTGTGACCCCTTACTGCAACACAGTGCGCTCCTCCCCTCTGCAGCTCACCTGCAGACAGGACCAGCTGGCTGTAGCCGTTTGCAACCTACAAAAATACCCAGAGAAGCTGCCTTTGGAGTACCAG TATTTTGACCAGATCTCGGATGTGGCTGCAGACCAGCTCTCGTTTTATGGGGGGGCTGTGGAGATCGCAGACTACTGTCCCTTCAGCCAGGAGTTCAGCTGGCACCTCAGTGGAGAATACCAGAGAAACTCCTACTGCAGAGTGTCTGAGAACCAGCCAG ACTGGTGGAGGAATTATGGAGCGGAAGAGTACGGACCAGATTCTGTGTGTCTGTACCAGAAGTCCGCCTTTGTGATGGAACAATGCTTCCGCAAGATGACATACCCAGACTGGGGATCGGGATGCTACAAG GTGTCATGCACGCCTCAAGGTCTGGCGGTGTTCGTCCAGGACCGCTCGTTTACGTGCACACGCAAGGGTCAGCTGCTAAGCGTCAGCGTTCGAGTCAGCGACTGGGTTTACAACGGCGTCCTGATGTGCCCCGCCTGCTCCGACTTCTGTGACAACTGCCCACTCCCACACCAGCTTTTGCCCATCAACACCTCCAGGAGCAACCCCATTG atccgtgctccagttcttCTGGTCTGACCACAACTCTGTGGCTTCTTCTGCTCAACCTGCTCCCTCTAGTGGTTGGACTGCTACTCTGCCACTACAGCTGA